From one Humulus lupulus chromosome 8, drHumLupu1.1, whole genome shotgun sequence genomic stretch:
- the LOC133796049 gene encoding uncharacterized protein LOC133796049, giving the protein MGRVKYTVHRKKRTANSPSNQPAPHTEEPSTNPKPVNTVPLEIQTKAQPRDDLCQRSNDMPSNDAFDLYSQPKTTAPASRKKGSKRHPGESSSDPSKKRVMTKDPPTPIPSKETTHPPAPVDQTPPPASVDPTPPDQQEKLRPRLF; this is encoded by the exons ATGGGGCGTGTGAAGTATACTGTTCACAGAAAGAAGAGAACAGCAAATTCTCCTTCTAACCAGCCTGCCCCTCACACCGAGGAGCCTTCTACAAATCCCAAACCTGTAAACACTGTACCACTCGAAATCCAAACTAAAGCCCAACCTCGCGACGACCTAtgccagaggtcgaatg ACATGCCTTCCAACGACGCATTTGATCTGTACAGCCAACCCAAAACCACTGCTCCTGCGAGCAGGAAGAAGGGAAGCAAGCggcatcctggggaaagcagtaGCGATCCCTCAAAGAAAAGGGTCATGACTAAGGATCCTCCTACACCCATTCCTTCCAAAGAAACTACTCATCCACCAGCTCCCGTCGACCAGACTCCTCCACCAGCTTCCGTCGACCCAACGCCTCCTGACCAGCAGGAAAAACTCAGGCCGAGGCTGTTTTGA